The sequence GCCTCGGCTTCTTCTTCGCTCCGGGCGAGGGGATGGTGGTCGTGGGCATCGCGCTCAGCTCCACGGCGCTGGGCACGCTGATGCCGATCCTGCGCGATGCCCGCGAGCTGGACACGCCTTTCGGGCGAGCGATCAGCACGATCGGGGCCGTCGGGGAGTTCCTGCCCCTGATCGCGATCTCGATCTTCCTGAGCACGCGGACCACGCCGATCGCCACAGCCGTGCTGCTGACCTTCGTGGTGCTGGCAGGCCTCGCGGTGCTGCTGGCGCATCGCGTGCCCCACGGCCGACTCCACCGCATCGTCCTCGCCACACTGCACACGTCCGACCAGTTCGGGGTGCGGTTCGTGATCCTCCTCATCGCGGCGCTCGTGGGGCTGAGCGTGATGCTCGACCTCGACATGCTGCTCGGTGCGTTCGTGGCCGGTGCGGTCTGGCGCATCATCATGACGCGCGCGCCGAAGGAGTCCGCCGAGCAGATCGAGAGCAAAATCGAGGCCATCGCCTTCGGCTTCCTGGTGCCGATCTTCTTCCTCTACACCGGTGTCACGTTCGACCTGCAAGCGCTGCTCACCTCACCCACCGCGCTGGCGCTGGTGCCGATCTTCCTGATCGCCCTGCTCGTGATCCGCGGTGCGGCGGCGCAGCTCTCGGCTCCCGCGGGGATGAGCGTCCGCGACCGGGCAGCGCTCGGGCTGCTGGCCGCCACCGGTCTGCCGATCATCGTCGCGGTCACCGCGATCGGTGTGGATCAGGACATGCTCGACACGGGCACAGCCGCCGCGCTGGTCGGGGCCGGCATGCTCTCGGTGCTGCTGTATCCGCTGATCGG is a genomic window of Microbacterium maritypicum containing:
- a CDS encoding cation:proton antiporter → MEASDLGLVLIPLLAVAAPLLARGVRPVVRVPIVVFELVLGILVGPAVLGWVEPGPLLEKLSDFGLALLFFVAGTEIDFKMVAGKPLARASAGWLLSVLLGIGLGFFFAPGEGMVVVGIALSSTALGTLMPILRDARELDTPFGRAISTIGAVGEFLPLIAISIFLSTRTTPIATAVLLTFVVLAGLAVLLAHRVPHGRLHRIVLATLHTSDQFGVRFVILLIAALVGLSVMLDLDMLLGAFVAGAVWRIIMTRAPKESAEQIESKIEAIAFGFLVPIFFLYTGVTFDLQALLTSPTALALVPIFLIALLVIRGAAAQLSAPAGMSVRDRAALGLLAATGLPIIVAVTAIGVDQDMLDTGTAAALVGAGMLSVLLYPLIGMTLRGDRAEVVGPARAGEAVQGEL